In the Oryza glaberrima chromosome 6, OglaRS2, whole genome shotgun sequence genome, one interval contains:
- the LOC127777211 gene encoding uncharacterized protein LOC127777211, producing the protein MTDIPKSRVRQLVMQPLNCVIFLLGLAILSVTFGPFVTIAHRELMMATYSEKGPENKLDHGVDETRTYEEIKSKIFAGRKMAFGVAVMENHPKDARSKPSSGEISNYSSNSRVPSSLKDSSSSTMKARPSVDNIKLEGSTSEQTLNIPNPQHIIILPFKPYYRHLSLGSKKEQKGSSICCNSYRTNEDWKEKMLESRDEVLRLLNKDYHANPHRRPPVHN; encoded by the exons ATGACAGACATACCTAAAAGCAGGGTCAGACAGTTAGTTATGCAGCCGTTAAACTGTGTAATCTTCCTGCTTGGGCTGGCCATCCTATCGGTAACATTTGGACCCTTTGTCACCATTGCACATAGAG AACTGATGATGGCAACTTACAGTGAGAAAGGCCCAGAAAACAAGCTG GATCATGGTGTAGATGAAACCAGAACATATGAGGAGATCAAAAGCAAAATATTTGCAGGACGGAAGATGGCTTTTGGAGTTGCAGTCATGGAGAACCACCCAAAGGATGCTAGAAGCAAACCAAGCTCAG GAGAGATTAGCAACTACTCATCCAACTCACGTGTACCTTCAAGCTTAAAG GATAGTAGCAGCTCGACGATGAAGGCAAGACCATCCGTGGACAACATAAAACTAGAAGGAAGCACATCTGAGCAGACACTGAACATACCAAATCCCCAACATATCATAATACTGCCATTCAAGCCTTATTACAGGCATCTGAGTTTGGGCtccaaaaaagaacaaaaaggtTCGAGTATTTGCTGCAACTCATATAGAACTAATGAAGACTGGAAGGAGAAAATGCTGGAGTCCAGAGATGAAGTTCTCAGATTGCTTAACAAGGATTACCATGCCAACCCCCATAGGAGGCCACCAGTTCATAACTAA
- the LOC127777210 gene encoding nuclear intron maturase 4, mitochondrial isoform X1, with the protein MSFLAPGRGRLLRVLPTRWHRLPPPQGSGGYGACFRRCKAHFLLDGVEDAVEGAAEPQQPPVSLAKSLASLTEESAVAAQRQRKPLPRMERKRLAELRIKKRVKAQYLNGKFHDLMANVVASTDTLEDAYDIVRLNSNIDMSSARDDVCFATLAELLRTGEFDVRANVYAVVAKRREGGRLVLPRLNLRIIQEAVRVVLEVVYRPHFSKISHGCRSGRGHQSALRFISNEIGIPDWCFTIPMHKEVDRNVLSKIICLIQEKIDDNQLVTFMQHMFDAEVINLVFGGFPKGHGLPQEGVLAPILMNIYLDSFDHEVFRICMRHEGLGSEAADVSDNQESNLRHWFRSQISGLKDREENSDNQTDYPLKTKLYACRYMDEIFVAVVGSRDIAEDIKSEMITYLRKTLFLEVDDRLYLMPVRSNSRGLQFAGSMVRVTTKESAALKAVHKLKEKVHLFASQKQEIWDAMNLRLGKKWLAYGLRRVKESEIKSLGLSTPLLDHIAQFRKDGMKTDHWFKTLLKVWMQDINAKREADESILLSKYIAEPSLPQDLKDAFNNFQKQAKDYISSETAATEALLSSLKNKESAITCTDGAVIKIHAPISYIHKCLNRYGLINLEGFPKHVSALVLQDDELIISWFAGIIQRWMRWFSEVDNFKELKLMLVECVRKSCIRTLSAKYRMYEKITEKRFELDDYGIPMAEDFEAIMAPLESSSSVCTDEALMYGISSSGLFVLTLSRVRVPSRQFDCFVMGCQSASLSMYVLHVKERQRFPGFRTGFSSSIHGSLDGRRVGLCTQHVKDLYLGHISLQSVDFGVLIDDSNKIP; encoded by the exons ATGTCCTTCCTGGCGCCCGgacgcggccgcctcctccgggtgCTCCCCACAAGGTGGCACCGTCTTCCGCCTCCCCAAG GGTCAGGAGGCTACGGGGCGTGCTTCCGGCGGTGCAAGGCGCACTTCTTGCTCGATGGAGTCGAGGATGCGGTGGAGGGAGCCGCCGAGCCGCAGCAGCCACCGGTGTCACTTGCGAAGAGCCTGGCCTCTCTCACCGAGGAGTCGGCCGTGGCCGCTCAGAGGCAGAGGAAGCCCCTGCCGCGGATGGAGCGGAAGAGGCTGGCTGAGCTCAGGATCAAGAAGAGGGTCAAGGCGCAGTATTTGAACGGCAAGTTTCATGATCTCATGGCTAACGTGGTGGCTAGCACTGATACTTTGGAGGATGCTTATGACATTGTTCGGCTCAATTCAAATATTGACATGTCATCGGCGAGGGATGATGTTTGCTTTGCTACATTGGCGGAGCTGCTCAGGACTGGTGAGTTCGATGTCAGAGCGAATGTTTATGCGGTGGTTGCAAAGAGGCGAGAAGGAGGGAGGCTTGTTCTCCCACGGTTGAACTTGAGAATTATTCAGGAAGCAGTAAGGGTGGTGCTTGAGGTTGTTTACAGACCCCATTTCTCAAAGATATCACATGGCTGTCGGAGCGGCCGAGGGCATCAGTCGGCTCTGAGGTTCATTTCCAATGAAATTGGGATTCCAGATTGGTGCTTTACTATCCCCATGCATAAAGAAGTAGATAGAAATGTTCTCTCTAAGATTATCTGTCTAATACAGGAAAAGATCGATGACAATCAGTTAGTTACATTCATGCAACACATGTTTGATGCAGAGGTGATCAATTTGGTATTTGGAGGATTTCCTAAAGGCCATGGACTTCCTCAAGAAGGAGTACTTGCGCCAATCCTAATGAACATATACCTCGACAGTTTTGACCACGAGGTGTTCAGGATTTGCATGAGGCATGAAGGCCTTGGTTCAGAGGCAGCAGATGTTTCAGacaaccaggagtcaaatttgCGCCACTGGTTTCGAAGTCAAATTTCAGGCTTGAAGGATAGGGAGGAAAACAGTGACAATCAAACAGACTATCCACTAAAAACAAAACTATATGCTTGTAGATACATGGACGAGATCTTTGTTGCAGTTGTTGGATCCAGAGATATTGCAGAAGATATAAAATCGGAAATGATTACTTACTTAAGAAAAACACTATTCTTGGAAGTTGATGACAGGTTGTATCTTATGCCGGTCAGAAGTAATTCCCGGGGCTTACAGTTTGCTGGCTCTATGGTAAGAGTTACAACAAAGGAAAGTGCTGCACTGAAAGCTGTGCATAAGCTGAAGGAAAAGGTTCATTTATTTGCTTCTCAGAAGCAAGAGATATGGGATGCTATGAATCTTAGGTTAGGAAAGAAGTGGTTGGCATATGGTTTGAGAAGAGTAAAGGAGTCTGAGATCAAGTCACTTGGTCTTAGCACGCCTTTGTTGGATCACATTGCACAGTTTAGGAAAGACGGTATGAAGACAGATCATTGGTTCAAAACTTTACTCAAGGTATGGATGCAGGATATCAATGCTAAACGCGAAGCTGATGAGAGCATACTCCTGTCAAAATACATTGCTGAACCATCACTTCCGCAGGACCTCAAAGATGCGTTCAACAACTTTCAGAAGCAAGCCAAAGATTACATCTCATCAGAAACTGCTGCCACAGAAGCATTATTGTCCAGCTTAAAGAATAAAGAATCAGCTATTACCTGCACTGATGGTGCTGTCATTAAGATCCATGCTCCTATTAGCTATATCCATAAGTGCCTTAATCGTTATGGTCTAATTAATCTTGAAGGTTTCCCTAAGCATGTTTCAGCCCTTGTTTTGCAAGACGATGAGCTAATCATAAGTTGGTTTGCAGGAATAATTCAACGTTGGATGAGATGGTTCTCAGAGGTTGACAATTTTAAAGAACTTAAGCTTATGTTGGTTGAATGTGTCAGGAAATCCTGCATCAGGACATTATCGGCAAAGTACCGAATGTATGAGAAAATAACAGAAAAGCGATTTGAACTTGATGATTATGGTATTCCAATGGCCGAGGACTTTGAGGCAATAATGGCACCTTTAGAATCTAGTTCGTCGGTTTGCACTGATGAAGCTCTGATGTATGGCATTTCTAGTAGTGGATTGTTTGTGCTCACCCTCTCAAGAGTTAGAGTTCCTTCTCGGCAATTTGACTGTTTTGTCATGGGATGCCAATCTGCATCGCTGAGTATGTATGTTCTTCATGTCAAAGAGAGACAGCGGTTTCCAGGATTTAGGACAGGtttctcatcatcaattcatgGCAGTTTGGATGGTAGACGGGTTGGGTTGTGCACTCAACATGTTAAGGATTTATATCTAGGACACATCTCCCTTCAGTCAGTTGATTTTGGTGTGCTGATAGATGACTCTAATAAAATACCTTAA
- the LOC127777210 gene encoding nuclear intron maturase 4, mitochondrial isoform X2 produces the protein MSFLAPGRGRLLRVLPTRWHRLPPPQGGYGACFRRCKAHFLLDGVEDAVEGAAEPQQPPVSLAKSLASLTEESAVAAQRQRKPLPRMERKRLAELRIKKRVKAQYLNGKFHDLMANVVASTDTLEDAYDIVRLNSNIDMSSARDDVCFATLAELLRTGEFDVRANVYAVVAKRREGGRLVLPRLNLRIIQEAVRVVLEVVYRPHFSKISHGCRSGRGHQSALRFISNEIGIPDWCFTIPMHKEVDRNVLSKIICLIQEKIDDNQLVTFMQHMFDAEVINLVFGGFPKGHGLPQEGVLAPILMNIYLDSFDHEVFRICMRHEGLGSEAADVSDNQESNLRHWFRSQISGLKDREENSDNQTDYPLKTKLYACRYMDEIFVAVVGSRDIAEDIKSEMITYLRKTLFLEVDDRLYLMPVRSNSRGLQFAGSMVRVTTKESAALKAVHKLKEKVHLFASQKQEIWDAMNLRLGKKWLAYGLRRVKESEIKSLGLSTPLLDHIAQFRKDGMKTDHWFKTLLKVWMQDINAKREADESILLSKYIAEPSLPQDLKDAFNNFQKQAKDYISSETAATEALLSSLKNKESAITCTDGAVIKIHAPISYIHKCLNRYGLINLEGFPKHVSALVLQDDELIISWFAGIIQRWMRWFSEVDNFKELKLMLVECVRKSCIRTLSAKYRMYEKITEKRFELDDYGIPMAEDFEAIMAPLESSSSVCTDEALMYGISSSGLFVLTLSRVRVPSRQFDCFVMGCQSASLSMYVLHVKERQRFPGFRTGFSSSIHGSLDGRRVGLCTQHVKDLYLGHISLQSVDFGVLIDDSNKIP, from the exons ATGTCCTTCCTGGCGCCCGgacgcggccgcctcctccgggtgCTCCCCACAAGGTGGCACCGTCTTCCGCCTCCCCAAG GAGGCTACGGGGCGTGCTTCCGGCGGTGCAAGGCGCACTTCTTGCTCGATGGAGTCGAGGATGCGGTGGAGGGAGCCGCCGAGCCGCAGCAGCCACCGGTGTCACTTGCGAAGAGCCTGGCCTCTCTCACCGAGGAGTCGGCCGTGGCCGCTCAGAGGCAGAGGAAGCCCCTGCCGCGGATGGAGCGGAAGAGGCTGGCTGAGCTCAGGATCAAGAAGAGGGTCAAGGCGCAGTATTTGAACGGCAAGTTTCATGATCTCATGGCTAACGTGGTGGCTAGCACTGATACTTTGGAGGATGCTTATGACATTGTTCGGCTCAATTCAAATATTGACATGTCATCGGCGAGGGATGATGTTTGCTTTGCTACATTGGCGGAGCTGCTCAGGACTGGTGAGTTCGATGTCAGAGCGAATGTTTATGCGGTGGTTGCAAAGAGGCGAGAAGGAGGGAGGCTTGTTCTCCCACGGTTGAACTTGAGAATTATTCAGGAAGCAGTAAGGGTGGTGCTTGAGGTTGTTTACAGACCCCATTTCTCAAAGATATCACATGGCTGTCGGAGCGGCCGAGGGCATCAGTCGGCTCTGAGGTTCATTTCCAATGAAATTGGGATTCCAGATTGGTGCTTTACTATCCCCATGCATAAAGAAGTAGATAGAAATGTTCTCTCTAAGATTATCTGTCTAATACAGGAAAAGATCGATGACAATCAGTTAGTTACATTCATGCAACACATGTTTGATGCAGAGGTGATCAATTTGGTATTTGGAGGATTTCCTAAAGGCCATGGACTTCCTCAAGAAGGAGTACTTGCGCCAATCCTAATGAACATATACCTCGACAGTTTTGACCACGAGGTGTTCAGGATTTGCATGAGGCATGAAGGCCTTGGTTCAGAGGCAGCAGATGTTTCAGacaaccaggagtcaaatttgCGCCACTGGTTTCGAAGTCAAATTTCAGGCTTGAAGGATAGGGAGGAAAACAGTGACAATCAAACAGACTATCCACTAAAAACAAAACTATATGCTTGTAGATACATGGACGAGATCTTTGTTGCAGTTGTTGGATCCAGAGATATTGCAGAAGATATAAAATCGGAAATGATTACTTACTTAAGAAAAACACTATTCTTGGAAGTTGATGACAGGTTGTATCTTATGCCGGTCAGAAGTAATTCCCGGGGCTTACAGTTTGCTGGCTCTATGGTAAGAGTTACAACAAAGGAAAGTGCTGCACTGAAAGCTGTGCATAAGCTGAAGGAAAAGGTTCATTTATTTGCTTCTCAGAAGCAAGAGATATGGGATGCTATGAATCTTAGGTTAGGAAAGAAGTGGTTGGCATATGGTTTGAGAAGAGTAAAGGAGTCTGAGATCAAGTCACTTGGTCTTAGCACGCCTTTGTTGGATCACATTGCACAGTTTAGGAAAGACGGTATGAAGACAGATCATTGGTTCAAAACTTTACTCAAGGTATGGATGCAGGATATCAATGCTAAACGCGAAGCTGATGAGAGCATACTCCTGTCAAAATACATTGCTGAACCATCACTTCCGCAGGACCTCAAAGATGCGTTCAACAACTTTCAGAAGCAAGCCAAAGATTACATCTCATCAGAAACTGCTGCCACAGAAGCATTATTGTCCAGCTTAAAGAATAAAGAATCAGCTATTACCTGCACTGATGGTGCTGTCATTAAGATCCATGCTCCTATTAGCTATATCCATAAGTGCCTTAATCGTTATGGTCTAATTAATCTTGAAGGTTTCCCTAAGCATGTTTCAGCCCTTGTTTTGCAAGACGATGAGCTAATCATAAGTTGGTTTGCAGGAATAATTCAACGTTGGATGAGATGGTTCTCAGAGGTTGACAATTTTAAAGAACTTAAGCTTATGTTGGTTGAATGTGTCAGGAAATCCTGCATCAGGACATTATCGGCAAAGTACCGAATGTATGAGAAAATAACAGAAAAGCGATTTGAACTTGATGATTATGGTATTCCAATGGCCGAGGACTTTGAGGCAATAATGGCACCTTTAGAATCTAGTTCGTCGGTTTGCACTGATGAAGCTCTGATGTATGGCATTTCTAGTAGTGGATTGTTTGTGCTCACCCTCTCAAGAGTTAGAGTTCCTTCTCGGCAATTTGACTGTTTTGTCATGGGATGCCAATCTGCATCGCTGAGTATGTATGTTCTTCATGTCAAAGAGAGACAGCGGTTTCCAGGATTTAGGACAGGtttctcatcatcaattcatgGCAGTTTGGATGGTAGACGGGTTGGGTTGTGCACTCAACATGTTAAGGATTTATATCTAGGACACATCTCCCTTCAGTCAGTTGATTTTGGTGTGCTGATAGATGACTCTAATAAAATACCTTAA